The following are from one region of the Desulfobacterales bacterium genome:
- a CDS encoding response regulator, translated as MKILVVEDDENSRILQHDILESENYEVISAENGKEALSIAAENPPDLIISDILMPVMDGYALCRAIKKDPKLCSIPFIFYTATYTSPMDERLAIDMGADKFIIKPMDPVIFLEEIKTIFNEYKSKNEAKAMKKPLKSSIELEEEYSDALARKLDKKVLELEEKNKKLEASEQKYRRLVEALHENYFFFSYNYNGIVNYVSPSVENVLGYSQEKALSVISDILCNLKSDKEHSSRYELKINHQDGSTRIIEFTVHSIDKDKQFEVIAHDITARKKMEEEKLQFEVSLRRTEKSRALGTLASGIAHDFNNILMIILGYAELMNIHLEQESSAYSYTNQIIKAGQRASDLIKQILTFSRDVEQEKRPIEIQPIVKEIMKFLRSSIPATIDIRYKIDKKCPAIMADPTQIHQIIMNLCTNSYYAMRDKGGVLGVSLNKIIVNPNDYITKLGINAGSYVLLEVSDTGCGIDKETLERIFEPYFTTKPQGDGTGLGLAVVHGIIQSHHAHIKIYSEPGNGSTFHVYFPAIEVSQESENINTQIIKRGCGQHILVVDDEEQLIIILKDMLIELGYKVTYTVNSSEALSIFRERPLKFNAVMTDMTMPRMNGKQLSKAILEIKNDTPIIICTGFSEIINENDAKHYGIKKYLMKPILFTKLAEALSEIFQDEE; from the coding sequence ATGAAAATTTTAGTAGTTGAAGATGATGAAAACTCAAGAATTTTACAGCATGATATTCTTGAATCAGAAAATTACGAAGTTATAAGCGCTGAGAACGGTAAAGAAGCTTTATCGATAGCTGCTGAAAATCCTCCTGATTTAATCATTTCAGATATTCTTATGCCTGTAATGGATGGATATGCTCTTTGCCGTGCAATAAAAAAAGATCCTAAACTTTGTAGTATTCCTTTTATTTTTTATACCGCTACATATACGTCTCCAATGGATGAACGATTAGCTATCGATATGGGGGCAGATAAATTTATAATAAAACCAATGGACCCTGTAATTTTTTTAGAAGAAATAAAAACAATTTTTAACGAATATAAATCCAAAAATGAAGCAAAAGCTATGAAAAAACCTTTAAAATCCTCAATTGAATTGGAAGAAGAGTACTCCGATGCTTTAGCTCGGAAGTTAGACAAAAAAGTTTTAGAGCTTGAAGAAAAAAATAAAAAATTAGAAGCGAGCGAGCAAAAATACCGCCGTTTAGTTGAAGCCCTTCATGAAAATTACTTTTTTTTCTCTTACAATTATAATGGCATTGTAAATTATGTTAGTCCTTCGGTAGAAAATGTATTGGGATATTCCCAAGAAAAAGCTTTATCAGTAATAAGCGATATTTTATGTAACTTAAAATCGGACAAAGAGCATAGTTCTCGATATGAATTAAAAATAAATCATCAAGACGGAAGTACTCGCATAATTGAATTTACAGTGCATTCTATAGATAAAGATAAACAATTTGAAGTTATTGCTCACGACATTACTGCGCGAAAAAAAATGGAAGAAGAAAAATTACAATTTGAAGTATCTTTACGAAGAACGGAAAAAAGCAGAGCTTTAGGAACTCTTGCGTCTGGAATAGCTCATGATTTTAATAATATACTTATGATTATTTTAGGATATGCTGAACTAATGAATATACATTTAGAACAAGAGTCATCAGCTTATTCCTATACTAACCAAATAATAAAGGCTGGGCAAAGAGCATCAGATCTAATTAAACAAATACTAACTTTTAGCAGAGATGTTGAGCAAGAAAAACGCCCTATAGAAATTCAGCCAATTGTAAAAGAAATAATGAAGTTTTTAAGATCCTCCATCCCGGCAACTATAGATATAAGATATAAAATTGATAAAAAATGTCCAGCAATAATGGCCGATCCTACTCAAATTCATCAAATCATTATGAATCTTTGCACTAATTCTTATTATGCTATGCGCGACAAAGGAGGTGTTTTAGGAGTATCACTTAATAAAATCATTGTTAATCCAAATGATTATATAACTAAGCTCGGTATAAATGCTGGAAGCTATGTCTTACTTGAGGTAAGTGATACAGGCTGCGGTATTGATAAAGAAACTTTGGAAAGAATATTTGAACCATATTTTACTACAAAACCCCAAGGCGACGGGACAGGTCTTGGCCTTGCTGTTGTACATGGTATTATTCAAAGCCATCATGCCCATATTAAAATTTATAGTGAGCCTGGAAACGGTTCAACATTTCATGTTTATTTTCCAGCAATTGAAGTTTCACAAGAATCTGAAAATATAAATACACAAATAATTAAAAGAGGCTGTGGACAGCATATTCTTGTTGTTGACGATGAAGAGCAGCTTATTATTATTCTTAAAGATATGTTAATTGAATTAGGATATAAAGTTACATATACAGTTAATAGTTCAGAAGCACTATCGATTTTTAGGGAACGCCCATTAAAATTTAATGCCGTGATGACAGACATGACTATGCCTCGTATGAACGGCAAACAATTATCAAAAGCCATACTTGAAATAAAAAATGATACGCCAATTATTATATGTACAGGTTTTAGCGAAATAATAAACGAAAATGATGCTAAACATTATGGTATAAAAAAATATCTTATGAAGCCAATATTATTCACTAAATTAGCTGAAGCATTAAGCGAAATTTTTCAAGATGAGGAGTAA
- a CDS encoding glycosyltransferase family 9 protein, with the protein MGYFLICHRGALGDFILTWPALYSLKAVLQGYKFFGIGKKEYMRLAQEFGLIDSFIDMESVKLLDFFSGIKIPSEIPSVEGAVMWLKDGEKIASLLKKDAIFPVLSINPFPLKKIHTAYYHCISIKPYFPIMIPKNLYECFPEIKIKPKFAFIHPGSGSESKNCQLKFYCSIAEYLKNKGYNVAFLLGPVEQEKEIEHELLDAYIVEKPENVSRLAHVLMNSVIYIGNDSGVTHLSAFLGIPTIALYKSTDPNIWGAIGKKVFKINVEDENNALNAVYSCIDFLCKDIKYL; encoded by the coding sequence ATGGGCTATTTTTTAATATGTCATAGAGGCGCTCTTGGAGACTTTATTCTTACATGGCCAGCTTTATATAGTTTAAAAGCTGTACTTCAAGGCTATAAATTCTTTGGCATCGGAAAAAAAGAATATATGCGACTTGCTCAAGAATTTGGACTTATTGACTCATTTATTGATATGGAATCAGTAAAGCTGCTTGATTTTTTTTCAGGAATAAAAATTCCTTCAGAAATTCCGTCAGTAGAAGGCGCCGTTATGTGGCTTAAAGATGGAGAAAAAATAGCTTCTCTATTAAAAAAAGACGCTATTTTTCCAGTTTTATCGATAAATCCTTTTCCTTTAAAAAAAATCCATACAGCTTATTACCATTGTATATCTATTAAACCTTATTTTCCAATTATGATACCAAAAAATCTTTATGAATGTTTTCCTGAAATAAAAATTAAGCCTAAATTTGCATTTATTCACCCAGGAAGCGGAAGCGAATCGAAAAATTGCCAACTAAAATTTTATTGCTCAATAGCCGAATATCTTAAAAATAAAGGGTATAATGTAGCTTTTTTATTAGGCCCAGTTGAACAGGAAAAAGAAATAGAACATGAGCTTTTAGATGCATATATTGTTGAAAAACCTGAAAATGTTTCGCGGCTTGCTCATGTATTAATGAATTCAGTTATCTATATCGGAAATGACTCTGGAGTAACGCATCTTTCTGCTTTTTTAGGTATTCCAACTATTGCTTTATATAAATCAACAGACCCGAATATTTGGGGAGCTATAGGCAAAAAAGTGTTTAAAATAAACGTTGAAGATGAAAATAATGCTCTAAATGCCGTATATTCTTGCATCGACTTTTTATGTAAAGATATTAAATATTTATAA
- a CDS encoding response regulator, translating into MKRALVIEDNEDNMELITFILELSGYDTIRAENGRKGYDIALKERPDFIILDIQLPDIMGTDVLKMIRASAIGKSIPVIAMTSYAMAGDEQMLIAAGCDGYIEKPINPEIVVDQIKKIIGED; encoded by the coding sequence GTGAAAAGAGCCTTAGTTATAGAAGATAATGAAGATAATATGGAATTAATCACTTTTATTTTGGAACTAAGCGGATATGATACTATAAGAGCAGAAAATGGCCGGAAAGGATATGATATAGCTTTAAAAGAACGGCCAGATTTTATAATACTTGACATCCAACTTCCAGACATTATGGGAACAGATGTTTTAAAAATGATTCGCGCGTCAGCTATAGGCAAATCCATTCCTGTTATTGCAATGACATCTTATGCAATGGCTGGTGATGAACAGATGCTCATCGCGGCTGGTTGTGATGGATATATTGAAAAACCAATAAATCCCGAAATAGTCGTAGATCAAATAAAAAAAATCATAGGTGAGGATTAG
- a CDS encoding transporter substrate-binding domain-containing protein, whose protein sequence is MKKNFIKVYTVISVLLFFLLFSNVFSEDTLLIKVGIYENHPKVYTDENGAVAGLFPDILKSIASIEGWAIQYVPANWTECLNNIELGNIDVMVDVAISEARMERFDFNEETILISFSTIYTNDSNKIESYLDLKDKRIAVMAGSINYVGKEGIKKVLESFNINAEFIEYKSYKEVFEAVQFEKADAGVVNSIFGTLFENNYKLFRSPIVFNPSQLRFAFTKNSEIGKYLIPKIDSVLKEAKKDRNSFYYKALNKYIYGKIDSKNQNITVKPQQLLDLTDEEKDWISRHKNIRIGIDPEFVPFEYIDNNGVYRGISFDYVTLLNERLGLDMHVVEGLSWKEVIERAKAQEIDVLPCVGTTEERKNYLLFSKPYVSYHRVILTKSDAPFIIGLNDLYDKKVGVQAGSSHDGFLKDRTSIQPIRYKTLHEGLMALSGDRIDAFVGNIASASYWIRKLNLTNLKIAAPASFEVFTLHFAVRKDWPALINIINKGLDSITLEEEQAIQRRWIKLEYKAGFDPRIVWNYIIRASIVIFLIFFITLFWSYRLKKENTLRKQMEESLAQYSKELEQANKQLKDMDRLKNMFIASVSHELRTPLNSIIGFTGIILKGMTGELNPKQKDQLGRVYNSANHLLSLITDVIDISKIEAGKIDIFPQKFKIAEVIKDTILSIQPQIQAKSLALKFEVPDDIEIYSDKKRFQQCILNYLSNAVKYSEHGFIRVNAIDLGDTVKINVEDTGIGIAPNDMACLFEPFERLDSHLRIKAGGTGLGLYLTRKIATELLKGELKVSSKPGKGSIFSIIIPKDIKFRIYSQGEEQL, encoded by the coding sequence ATGAAAAAAAATTTTATAAAAGTTTATACAGTTATCAGTGTCCTTTTGTTTTTTTTATTGTTTTCTAACGTTTTTTCAGAAGATACCTTATTAATTAAAGTCGGAATTTATGAAAATCATCCTAAAGTTTATACTGATGAAAATGGTGCTGTAGCCGGTCTGTTTCCTGATATTTTGAAGTCGATTGCCTCTATTGAAGGATGGGCAATTCAATATGTTCCGGCAAATTGGACAGAATGTCTAAATAATATTGAACTTGGTAATATAGACGTTATGGTGGATGTTGCTATTTCAGAAGCACGCATGGAAAGATTTGACTTTAATGAAGAAACAATTCTAATAAGTTTTTCAACTATTTATACTAATGATAGCAATAAGATTGAATCATATCTTGATTTAAAAGATAAACGAATAGCTGTTATGGCTGGAAGTATTAATTATGTAGGTAAAGAAGGTATTAAAAAAGTTCTTGAAAGTTTCAATATAAATGCCGAATTCATTGAATATAAATCTTATAAGGAAGTTTTTGAGGCAGTTCAATTTGAAAAAGCCGATGCAGGTGTAGTTAATAGCATTTTTGGAACGCTCTTTGAAAATAATTACAAACTTTTTAGATCCCCTATAGTTTTTAATCCCAGTCAACTTCGTTTTGCTTTTACAAAAAATTCGGAAATTGGAAAATATCTTATTCCAAAAATTGACAGCGTTTTGAAGGAAGCAAAAAAGGATAGAAATTCTTTTTATTATAAAGCTCTAAACAAATATATCTATGGAAAAATTGATTCAAAAAATCAAAACATTACCGTAAAACCACAACAATTATTAGATTTAACAGACGAAGAAAAGGATTGGATATCTCGTCATAAAAATATTCGAATAGGCATTGATCCTGAATTTGTACCATTTGAATATATCGATAATAATGGAGTATACAGGGGCATATCTTTTGATTATGTAACGTTGCTTAATGAAAGACTTGGATTAGATATGCACGTTGTCGAAGGGCTTTCGTGGAAAGAAGTTATTGAACGAGCTAAGGCTCAAGAAATTGACGTTTTACCATGTGTTGGAACAACAGAAGAACGGAAGAATTATCTTTTATTTTCAAAACCATATGTTAGCTATCACAGAGTTATTTTAACAAAGAGTGATGCTCCTTTCATAATAGGACTTAATGATCTTTATGATAAAAAAGTAGGTGTTCAGGCTGGATCTTCCCATGATGGTTTTTTAAAGGACAGAACATCTATTCAGCCTATTAGATATAAAACATTACATGAAGGCTTAATGGCCTTATCTGGAGATAGAATTGATGCATTTGTAGGTAATATAGCTTCAGCTTCATACTGGATACGTAAGCTTAATTTAACTAATTTAAAGATAGCCGCTCCAGCTTCTTTTGAAGTTTTTACTCTGCATTTTGCCGTTCGTAAAGACTGGCCAGCGCTTATAAATATTATAAACAAGGGATTAGATTCAATCACTTTAGAAGAGGAGCAAGCGATTCAACGTCGTTGGATCAAGCTTGAATATAAAGCAGGTTTTGATCCTCGTATAGTATGGAATTATATAATTAGAGCTTCAATAGTAATATTTTTAATTTTTTTTATTACGCTATTTTGGAGTTATCGCTTAAAAAAAGAAAACACCTTGCGTAAACAAATGGAAGAATCATTGGCTCAATATTCTAAAGAATTAGAACAAGCAAATAAACAGCTTAAAGACATGGATAGACTAAAAAACATGTTTATTGCTTCAGTATCTCATGAATTAAGAACCCCCCTTAACTCCATTATAGGCTTTACAGGTATAATACTCAAAGGAATGACGGGTGAACTTAATCCGAAACAAAAAGACCAGTTAGGCAGAGTTTATAACTCAGCAAATCATTTGCTTTCTTTAATAACCGATGTAATAGACATATCAAAAATTGAGGCTGGCAAAATTGATATTTTCCCGCAAAAATTTAAAATAGCAGAAGTTATAAAAGATACAATTTTATCTATACAGCCTCAAATTCAAGCAAAATCCCTTGCACTTAAATTTGAAGTTCCAGATGATATTGAAATTTATAGTGATAAAAAAAGATTTCAACAATGCATATTAAATTATTTAAGTAATGCTGTGAAATATTCAGAGCATGGTTTTATAAGAGTAAATGCAATTGATTTAGGAGATACTGTAAAAATTAATGTTGAAGATACTGGCATTGGAATAGCTCCTAATGACATGGCATGTCTTTTTGAACCATTTGAAAGACTTGACTCGCACCTTAGAATTAAAGCTGGAGGCACAGGGCTTGGACTTTACCTTACCCGTAAAATTGCTACCGAGCTACTAAAAGGAGAGCTTAAAGTTTCAAGCAAACCCGGCAAAGGGAGTATTTTTAGTATAATTATCCCTAAAGATATAAAATTCAGGATTTATTCACAGGGGGAGGAACAATTGTGA